Proteins encoded together in one Variovorax paradoxus window:
- a CDS encoding efflux RND transporter permease subunit, whose protein sequence is MSPSRPFIERPVATALLMVAIVLAGFVGLRLLPLAALPQVDYPTIQVQTLYPGASPEVMSRTVTAPLERQFGQMAGLNRMSSVSSAGVSIVTLQFALDQTLDVAEQQVQAAINAGGSLLPADLPAPPVYAKVNPADAPILTLAVSSQTMPLTEVQNLVNTRLAQKISQVSGVGLVSLSGGQRPAVRIQADTNALASVGIGLDTLRSAITAANANSAKGSFDGPRRAYTINANDQLVTADDYKNLIVAWKNGAPVRMTDVARVVDGAENTQLGAWAALRVGEREPVLYPAIILNVQRQPGANVIGTVDAIRKQLPELEASLPGSLKVEVLSDRTTGIRASVSHVQLELGLAVVMVVLVIFFFLHSVRATVIASLAVPISLIGTCGLMYLLGYSLNNLSLMALTIATGFVVDDAIVMIENIARYLEEGDPPFKAALKGATQIGFTIISLTVSLIAVLIPLLFMGDVVGRLFREFAVTLAITILISAVVSLTLVPMMSARWLKPQAEEGGRFGASVQRFFDRVISRYDVWLQWVLRHQPLTLVVAVATLALTVLLYMVIPKGLFPTQDTGQLQARIEAAQDVSYTRMSELQQQAANAILADPEVASVSSVVGVDAANNTALNTGSMLINMKADRGNQEDTMQRLRERVRSVAGVTLYLQPTQDLTIDAETGPTEFRVSLEGVDTNTVDTWAQKLVERLRSEPLVRNPTTNAGAKGLAAYVDIDRNTASRLSVTASSVDDTLYSAFGQRIVSTIFTETNQYRVILEAQREALASPQLLGNLQLRTGSGAPTTLSSIATVREQSAPLQVTHVAQYPAATVGFDTAENVALGKSVAAIRAAAKEIGMPASMTMSFLGAAGAYEKSLSNQLWLILAAVVCVYIVLGVLYESYIHPLTILSTLPSAGVGALLALMVTGNDLGVIGIIGIILLIGIVKKNAIMMIDFAIDAERREGKSPREAIHQAALLRFRPILMTTLAALFAALPLMFGWGEGAELRRPLGLAIFGGLVVSQVLTLFTTPVVYLAFDRMGRRFGRKREVVAE, encoded by the coding sequence ATGAGCCCCTCACGCCCTTTTATCGAACGGCCGGTGGCCACCGCGCTGCTGATGGTGGCCATTGTGCTGGCCGGCTTCGTGGGCCTGCGGCTGCTGCCGCTGGCCGCACTGCCTCAGGTCGACTACCCCACCATCCAGGTGCAGACCCTCTACCCGGGCGCCAGCCCCGAGGTCATGAGCCGCACCGTCACGGCGCCGCTGGAGCGCCAGTTCGGCCAGATGGCCGGGCTCAACCGCATGAGCTCAGTGAGCTCGGCAGGCGTGTCGATCGTCACGCTGCAGTTCGCGCTCGACCAGACGCTGGACGTGGCCGAGCAGCAGGTGCAGGCCGCCATCAATGCGGGCGGCTCGCTGCTGCCGGCCGACTTGCCCGCGCCGCCCGTGTACGCCAAGGTAAACCCGGCCGACGCGCCCATACTCACACTGGCGGTCAGCTCCCAGACCATGCCGCTCACCGAGGTGCAGAACCTCGTGAACACGCGGCTCGCGCAGAAGATCAGCCAGGTGAGCGGCGTGGGGCTGGTGTCGCTTTCGGGCGGGCAACGCCCTGCGGTGCGCATCCAGGCCGACACCAACGCGCTCGCATCGGTAGGCATTGGGCTGGACACGCTGCGCAGCGCCATTACCGCGGCCAACGCCAATAGCGCCAAGGGCAGCTTCGACGGACCGCGCAGGGCCTACACCATCAACGCCAACGACCAGCTCGTGACGGCGGACGACTACAAGAACCTCATCGTTGCCTGGAAGAACGGCGCGCCGGTGCGCATGACCGACGTGGCGCGCGTGGTCGACGGCGCCGAGAACACGCAGCTGGGTGCGTGGGCCGCATTGCGCGTGGGCGAGCGGGAACCGGTGCTGTACCCGGCCATCATCCTGAACGTGCAACGCCAGCCCGGCGCCAACGTGATCGGCACGGTCGATGCCATCAGAAAGCAACTGCCCGAACTCGAGGCCTCGTTGCCGGGCTCCCTGAAGGTAGAGGTGCTGAGCGACCGCACCACCGGCATTCGCGCTTCGGTCTCGCACGTGCAGTTGGAACTCGGGCTGGCCGTGGTGATGGTGGTGCTGGTGATCTTCTTCTTTCTGCACAGCGTGCGCGCAACCGTCATTGCGAGCCTTGCGGTGCCGATTTCGCTCATCGGCACCTGCGGGCTGATGTACCTGCTGGGCTACAGCCTCAACAACCTGAGCCTGATGGCGCTGACCATTGCCACCGGCTTCGTGGTGGACGACGCGATCGTGATGATCGAGAACATCGCGCGCTACCTCGAAGAGGGCGATCCGCCGTTCAAGGCCGCGCTCAAGGGCGCAACGCAAATCGGCTTCACCATCATTTCGCTCACGGTGTCGCTCATTGCGGTGCTGATTCCGCTCCTGTTCATGGGCGACGTGGTGGGCCGGCTGTTCCGCGAGTTCGCCGTCACGCTGGCCATCACCATCCTGATCTCCGCCGTGGTGTCGCTCACGCTGGTGCCGATGATGTCGGCGCGCTGGCTCAAGCCGCAGGCCGAGGAGGGCGGCCGCTTCGGTGCCAGCGTGCAGCGCTTCTTCGACCGCGTGATTTCTCGCTATGACGTGTGGCTGCAATGGGTGCTGCGCCACCAGCCGCTGACGCTTGTCGTGGCAGTGGCCACGCTGGCGCTCACGGTGCTGCTCTACATGGTGATTCCGAAGGGGCTCTTTCCCACGCAGGACACCGGCCAGCTGCAGGCGCGCATCGAAGCCGCGCAAGACGTGTCGTACACGCGCATGTCCGAGCTGCAGCAGCAAGCTGCCAACGCCATCCTCGCCGACCCGGAAGTGGCCAGCGTGAGTTCGGTGGTGGGCGTAGACGCCGCCAACAACACGGCGCTGAACACCGGCAGCATGCTCATCAACATGAAGGCCGACCGGGGCAACCAGGAAGACACCATGCAACGCTTGCGCGAGCGGGTGCGCTCGGTGGCTGGCGTTACGCTGTACCTGCAGCCCACGCAAGACCTGACCATCGACGCGGAAACCGGCCCGACCGAATTCCGCGTGTCGCTCGAAGGGGTGGACACCAACACGGTCGACACCTGGGCGCAAAAGCTGGTGGAGCGCCTGCGCTCCGAGCCGCTGGTGCGCAACCCCACCACCAACGCGGGCGCCAAGGGCCTGGCCGCCTATGTCGACATCGACCGCAACACGGCCTCGCGCCTCTCGGTCACAGCCAGTTCGGTGGACGACACGCTGTACAGCGCGTTCGGCCAGCGCATCGTCTCGACCATCTTCACCGAAACCAACCAGTACCGCGTGATCCTCGAAGCGCAGCGCGAAGCCCTCGCCTCGCCGCAGCTCTTGGGCAACCTGCAGTTGCGCACCGGCAGCGGCGCGCCGACCACGCTGTCGTCGATTGCCACGGTGCGCGAGCAGTCGGCGCCGCTGCAGGTCACGCACGTGGCGCAGTACCCTGCGGCCACGGTGGGCTTCGACACGGCCGAGAATGTGGCGCTCGGAAAGTCGGTGGCGGCCATTCGGGCGGCGGCCAAAGAAATCGGCATGCCGGCGAGCATGACCATGAGCTTCCTGGGTGCGGCGGGCGCCTATGAAAAGTCGCTCTCCAACCAGCTGTGGCTCATTCTTGCGGCGGTGGTGTGCGTGTACATCGTGCTGGGCGTGCTGTATGAGAGCTACATCCACCCGCTGACGATTCTCTCGACGCTTCCCTCGGCCGGCGTGGGCGCGCTGCTCGCCTTGATGGTTACGGGCAACGACCTGGGCGTGATCGGCATCATCGGCATCATCTTGCTGATCGGCATCGTGAAGAAGAACGCCATCATGATGATCGACTTTGCAATCGACGCCGAGCGGCGCGAGGGCAAGTCGCCCCGCGAGGCCATTCACCAAGCGGCGCTGCTGCGCTTCAGGCCCATCTTGATGACGACGCTGGCGGCGCTTTTTGCGGCGCTGCCGCTGATGTTCGGCTGGGGCGAGGGCGCCGAGCTGCGCCGGCCGCTGGGCCTGGCCATCTTCGGCGGCCTGGTGGTGAGCCAGGTGCTCACGCTCTTCACCACGCCGGTGGTGTACCTGGCCTTCGACCGCATGGGCCGGCGCTTCGGGCGCAAGCGGGAGGTTGTGGCCGAATGA
- a CDS encoding efflux RND transporter periplasmic adaptor subunit, which yields MESPNSEPSSGDSPAVQPVHPASSPPPRPPSRRRLWLGSLIALLLLLALGGGAWYLINRKSSTAGGPGFGGATVTVGNAVAREIELPVTIDALGTVTPLATITLRAQVGGVLTEVLFTEGQTVARNQLLARIDPRPYEQALMQARGTRQRDEAQLEAARVTLARYRTLLTQDSIARQDVDTQAALVRQLEGTVTTDLAAEAAAKLNLDYTRITAPVAGRIGLRAVDAGNTVTANATTGIAVITQMNPIDVQFSVPQDRVPDIQAQLAKGEPLQVTAFDRTRAATLDAGTFSTLDNVVDTTTGTVKAKARFGNAQTTLFPSQFVNVQMLLRKVRAVVVPVTAVRTGPNGDYVYVINQDRTVSMRQVKRGEANVEVVAITSGLKAGENVVTEGGDRIKDGAVVQLQGDRPAAGPRGGPSGPRGGASGPRGERGEGGGERRRQRPPQ from the coding sequence ATGGAATCACCGAACTCCGAGCCTTCTTCCGGCGATTCGCCTGCTGTTCAACCGGTACACCCAGCCTCGTCTCCGCCGCCCCGGCCGCCTTCGCGCCGCCGGCTCTGGCTTGGCAGCCTCATTGCGCTGCTGTTGCTGCTGGCGCTGGGAGGCGGCGCCTGGTACCTCATCAACCGCAAGAGCAGCACCGCCGGCGGACCGGGCTTTGGCGGCGCCACCGTCACGGTCGGCAACGCGGTGGCGCGCGAGATCGAGCTGCCGGTGACCATCGACGCGCTCGGAACAGTTACGCCGCTGGCAACCATCACGCTCAGGGCGCAGGTGGGCGGTGTTCTTACCGAGGTGCTGTTCACCGAAGGGCAGACCGTTGCCAGGAACCAGCTGCTTGCGCGCATCGACCCCCGGCCCTACGAGCAGGCGCTGATGCAGGCGCGCGGCACGCGCCAGCGCGACGAGGCGCAACTGGAGGCGGCGCGCGTCACGCTCGCCCGCTACCGCACCTTGCTGACGCAAGATTCCATCGCCCGGCAAGACGTGGACACCCAGGCCGCGCTGGTCCGGCAGCTCGAAGGCACGGTCACCACCGACCTGGCCGCCGAGGCAGCCGCCAAGCTCAACCTCGACTACACCCGCATTACCGCGCCCGTGGCCGGCCGCATCGGCCTGCGGGCGGTGGATGCGGGCAATACCGTTACCGCCAACGCAACCACGGGCATCGCCGTCATCACGCAGATGAACCCGATCGACGTGCAGTTCTCGGTGCCGCAAGACCGCGTGCCCGACATCCAGGCGCAGCTTGCCAAGGGCGAGCCGCTGCAGGTTACCGCCTTCGACCGCACCCGCGCGGCAACGCTCGACGCGGGCACCTTTTCCACGCTCGACAACGTGGTGGACACCACCACCGGCACGGTCAAGGCCAAGGCCCGCTTCGGCAATGCGCAGACCACGCTGTTCCCGAGCCAGTTCGTCAACGTGCAGATGCTGCTGCGCAAGGTGCGCGCGGTGGTGGTGCCGGTCACGGCGGTGCGCACCGGGCCCAATGGCGACTACGTGTATGTCATCAACCAGGACCGCACCGTCTCGATGCGCCAGGTGAAGCGCGGCGAGGCGAATGTCGAAGTGGTGGCCATCACCTCGGGCCTGAAGGCCGGCGAGAACGTGGTGACCGAAGGCGGCGACCGCATCAAGGACGGCGCTGTCGTGCAGCTGCAGGGCGACAGGCCCGCGGCCGGCCCGCGCGGCGGCCCCTCGGGGCCCCGCGGCGGGGCATCGGGCCCGCGTGGAGAGCGCGGCGAGGGCGGTGGAGAGCGGCGGCGCCAGCGTCCGCCGCAATGA
- a CDS encoding DUF6622 family protein, with translation MLLQIILHTPKWVFAVFVLLVWLGCKQLLGGSVSLAKITVMPIAMTGLSLAGVVSAFGDSPGALLGWAVAMAALVLLVLQQPLPSTTRYDRAAREFHVAGSAVPLVLMMGIFFTKYVVGVALAMRPELRQQAAFAVGIPMLYGAFSGIFAARAVRLWRLAIRTGAMAAEARAA, from the coding sequence ATGCTGCTGCAAATCATTCTTCACACCCCCAAGTGGGTCTTTGCCGTCTTCGTGCTGCTCGTGTGGCTAGGGTGCAAGCAACTGCTGGGGGGCAGCGTCAGCCTGGCCAAGATCACGGTGATGCCGATTGCCATGACCGGCCTCTCGCTGGCCGGCGTGGTCTCGGCCTTTGGCGATTCGCCCGGTGCCTTGCTCGGCTGGGCCGTGGCGATGGCGGCGCTGGTGCTGCTGGTGCTCCAGCAGCCCCTGCCTTCCACCACGCGCTACGACCGTGCCGCACGCGAATTTCATGTGGCGGGCAGCGCCGTGCCGCTGGTGCTGATGATGGGTATTTTCTTCACCAAGTACGTGGTGGGCGTGGCCCTGGCCATGCGCCCAGAATTGCGCCAGCAGGCCGCCTTCGCGGTGGGGATTCCCATGCTGTACGGCGCCTTCAGCGGCATTTTCGCGGCGCGGGCCGTGCGGCTTTGGCGCCTGGCCATCCGCACCGGCGCCATGGCCGCGGAAGCCCGCGCGGCCTAA
- a CDS encoding 2TM domain-containing protein has protein sequence MNHTQANPSAPDIEKRARRRAGAKMGWYIHAFVYVLVNLGLVALSASRGHGWAVYPLMGWGLGLLIHGAVIWFIAPGGGFYDRLVERERQALRAGERG, from the coding sequence GTGAACCACACACAAGCGAACCCTTCCGCCCCCGACATCGAAAAGCGAGCGCGCCGCCGCGCCGGCGCCAAGATGGGCTGGTACATCCATGCCTTCGTCTATGTGCTGGTCAACCTTGGGCTGGTGGCGCTCTCCGCGTCGCGCGGCCATGGCTGGGCGGTGTATCCGCTCATGGGCTGGGGCCTGGGCCTGCTGATCCATGGCGCCGTGATCTGGTTCATTGCGCCCGGCGGCGGTTTTTATGACCGGCTGGTAGAACGCGAACGGCAAGCCCTGCGCGCCGGAGAGCGCGGATGA
- a CDS encoding sensor histidine kinase: MSVGALPRFRAENIRSMLRHGLITVAFCCFIAAALAITQHGDWGAQMVYSLSIGLISWLFIDVGRLLISGHREILWPTGPWGYLLVAAGVLAGFFGGNAIGDAWTHQPLLNFSSFEERRLATTIIITVTATICMCFFFYSLGRSKYMRSQIEQAQRNATEARLKLLEAQLEPHMLFNTLANLRVLITIDPPRAVAMLDRLNNYLRMTLSGSRALSHPLSAEFERLADYLELMSVRMGERLHYTLDLPADLRDTPVPPLLLQPLVENSIRHGLEPKVEGGKIAVRARQDAGRLVIEVSDTGVGLGATQPAQSGGSGFGLEQVRERLATVYGDQGRMSLAAAPAGGTCATLSLPLPPHA, translated from the coding sequence ATGAGTGTTGGCGCGCTCCCCCGTTTTCGCGCGGAGAACATCCGCAGCATGCTCAGGCATGGGCTGATCACGGTGGCCTTCTGCTGCTTCATCGCGGCGGCGCTGGCCATCACACAGCACGGGGACTGGGGCGCGCAGATGGTGTATTCGCTGTCGATCGGGTTGATCAGCTGGCTCTTCATCGATGTGGGCCGGCTGCTGATCAGCGGACACCGCGAAATTCTCTGGCCAACCGGCCCCTGGGGCTATCTGCTGGTTGCGGCCGGTGTGCTGGCCGGCTTTTTCGGGGGCAATGCGATCGGCGACGCATGGACCCACCAGCCCTTGCTCAACTTCAGCAGCTTCGAGGAGCGCAGGCTCGCCACCACCATCATCATCACGGTGACGGCCACCATCTGCATGTGCTTCTTTTTCTACAGCCTGGGGCGCAGCAAGTACATGCGCAGCCAGATCGAGCAGGCGCAGCGCAACGCCACCGAGGCGCGGCTCAAGCTGCTGGAGGCGCAACTCGAACCGCATATGCTGTTCAACACGCTGGCCAACCTGCGCGTGCTGATCACCATCGATCCGCCCCGCGCAGTGGCCATGCTCGACCGCCTGAACAACTACCTGCGCATGACGCTCAGCGGCTCGCGCGCGCTCTCGCATCCGCTGTCGGCCGAATTCGAACGGCTTGCCGACTACCTCGAGCTGATGTCCGTTCGCATGGGCGAGCGCCTGCACTACACGCTAGACCTGCCCGCCGACTTGCGCGACACACCGGTGCCGCCGTTGTTGTTGCAGCCACTGGTTGAAAACAGCATTCGCCACGGGCTGGAGCCCAAGGTCGAGGGCGGCAAGATAGCAGTGCGCGCAAGGCAGGACGCAGGCCGGCTGGTCATTGAAGTGAGCGACACCGGCGTCGGCCTCGGTGCAACCCAGCCCGCGCAATCCGGAGGCAGCGGCTTCGGGCTCGAACAGGTTCGCGAACGGCTTGCCACGGTGTATGGCGACCAGGGCCGCATGAGCCTGGCCGCCGCGCCCGCGGGCGGCACCTGCGCCACACTCAGCCTTCCGTTGCCACCACACGCATGA
- a CDS encoding LytR/AlgR family response regulator transcription factor has translation MNPTALIAEDEPLLAQALKAELAAAWPELQVAAIVGDGHSAVREALQLLPQVLFFDIRMPGLDGLGAAAELADRWPTDEAPMPQLVFVTAYDEYAARAFETQAIDYVLKPVQPERLRKTVLRLQQALASQPQHAKPAAADEALERTLAQWRQLLNAAGAGAGAANGGSAAQAATAPLKMIAASEAGGATVRMVPIDQVLYFEAADKYIRVLTATHEYLIRTPLKQLLTQLDPEIFWQVHRAVVVRSAAIEAVHRDEAGKLHLDLKGRPEKIPVSRLYGHLFRAM, from the coding sequence ATGAACCCGACCGCACTCATCGCCGAAGACGAGCCCCTGCTTGCTCAGGCCCTCAAGGCCGAACTGGCCGCGGCGTGGCCCGAACTGCAGGTGGCTGCCATCGTGGGCGACGGCCACAGCGCCGTGCGCGAGGCGCTGCAGCTGCTGCCGCAGGTGCTTTTCTTCGACATTCGCATGCCCGGCCTGGACGGCCTGGGTGCCGCGGCCGAACTGGCCGACCGTTGGCCCACCGACGAAGCGCCCATGCCGCAGCTCGTCTTTGTGACCGCCTACGACGAATACGCCGCCCGCGCGTTCGAGACCCAGGCAATCGACTACGTGCTCAAGCCCGTGCAACCCGAGCGCCTGCGCAAGACCGTGCTGCGGCTCCAGCAGGCGTTGGCCTCTCAGCCGCAGCATGCAAAGCCGGCCGCGGCAGACGAGGCACTGGAAAGAACCCTTGCGCAATGGCGCCAGCTGCTGAATGCGGCCGGCGCAGGTGCGGGTGCCGCCAATGGCGGATCGGCAGCGCAGGCCGCTACCGCGCCGCTGAAGATGATTGCCGCCAGCGAAGCCGGCGGCGCCACCGTGCGCATGGTTCCGATCGATCAGGTGCTGTACTTCGAGGCGGCCGACAAATACATCCGTGTGCTGACCGCTACGCATGAGTACCTGATTCGCACGCCGCTCAAGCAACTGCTGACGCAGCTCGACCCCGAGATCTTCTGGCAGGTACACCGCGCGGTGGTGGTGCGCAGCGCGGCCATCGAAGCGGTGCACCGCGACGAGGCCGGCAAGCTGCACCTAGACCTGAAAGGCCGGCCCGAGAAAATTCCCGTCAGCCGCCTTTACGGCCACCTCTTTCGTGCGATGTGA
- a CDS encoding glutamine--tRNA ligase/YqeY domain fusion protein yields the protein MTSPTHKDSAKTAAAPSNFLRHVIENDLAQGAYSGRKWGGSPGDAAHHAQGMADPAKVRMRFPPEPNGYLHIGHAKSIWLNFELAKEYGGVCHLRFDDTNPEKEEQEYVDSIRDAVKWLGYETYLADRPSAPGTLQPHEYFASDYFDFMYRAAEYLIGAGLAYVDEQSAEEIRANRGDFNTPGTDSPFRSRSLEENLARFRAMRDGQLPDGAAVLRAKIDMASPNINMRDPALYRIRRATHHNTGDKWCIYPMYTFAHPIEDALEQITHSICTLEFEDQRPFYDWLLDRLAEGGLIASPHPRQYEFARLNVTHVLTSKRKLRQLVEEKHVDGWDDPRMPTLAGLRRRGYTPEALRLFCERSGTTKSGGWIDYASLEAALRDTLDPIAPRAMAVLDPVKLVITNWGELMGGDDFLDDCSAPVHPHHPEMGKREFKLGREVWIERTDYEEVQPKGFFRLFPGNKVRLKYGHVIECTGGTKDASGKLIEVQATLVPDTKSGTPGADAIKVKGNITWVAAADAVQAEVRLYERLFAAANPGSGELMDELNKASLETCSAFVEPSLAKAEDGAAFQFERHGYFVLDAKAGASGVLVFNRAAGMRDGWSK from the coding sequence ATGACCTCCCCGACCCACAAAGACAGCGCGAAAACGGCCGCTGCACCGAGTAATTTCTTGCGCCACGTGATCGAAAACGACCTTGCGCAGGGTGCCTATTCTGGCCGCAAGTGGGGTGGCTCGCCCGGCGATGCTGCCCATCATGCCCAGGGCATGGCCGATCCGGCCAAGGTTCGCATGCGTTTTCCGCCCGAGCCCAATGGTTACCTGCACATCGGCCATGCCAAGAGCATCTGGCTCAATTTCGAGCTGGCCAAGGAATACGGGGGCGTGTGCCACCTGCGCTTCGACGACACCAATCCCGAGAAGGAAGAGCAGGAATACGTCGATTCGATCCGCGATGCGGTGAAGTGGCTCGGCTACGAAACCTACCTGGCAGACCGCCCCAGCGCCCCCGGCACCCTGCAGCCCCACGAGTATTTTGCGAGCGACTACTTCGACTTCATGTACCGCGCCGCCGAATACCTGATTGGTGCCGGCCTGGCCTATGTGGACGAACAAAGCGCAGAAGAAATTCGCGCCAACCGCGGCGACTTCAACACGCCCGGCACCGACAGCCCCTTCCGCAGCCGCAGCCTTGAAGAAAACCTTGCCCGCTTCCGCGCCATGCGAGACGGCCAGTTGCCCGACGGCGCCGCCGTCCTGCGCGCCAAAATCGACATGGCAAGCCCCAACATCAACATGCGCGACCCCGCGCTGTACCGCATACGGCGCGCAACGCATCACAACACCGGCGATAAATGGTGCATCTACCCGATGTACACCTTTGCGCACCCGATCGAAGACGCGCTGGAGCAGATCACCCACTCCATCTGCACCTTGGAGTTCGAAGACCAGCGCCCCTTCTACGACTGGCTGCTCGACCGCCTTGCCGAAGGCGGCCTCATCGCCAGCCCGCATCCGCGCCAGTATGAATTTGCGCGCCTCAACGTCACCCACGTGCTCACCAGCAAGCGCAAGCTGCGCCAACTGGTCGAAGAAAAGCACGTCGACGGCTGGGACGACCCCCGCATGCCTACCCTGGCGGGCCTGCGCCGCCGCGGCTACACGCCCGAGGCGCTGCGGCTGTTCTGCGAACGCAGCGGCACCACCAAGTCCGGCGGCTGGATCGACTACGCCAGCCTGGAAGCGGCGCTGCGCGACACCCTCGACCCTATCGCGCCGCGCGCCATGGCCGTGCTCGACCCTGTGAAGCTGGTTATTACCAACTGGGGCGAACTCATGGGCGGCGACGACTTCCTGGACGACTGCTCCGCCCCCGTGCACCCGCACCACCCCGAAATGGGCAAGCGCGAGTTCAAGCTGGGCCGCGAGGTGTGGATCGAGCGCACCGACTACGAGGAAGTGCAGCCCAAGGGCTTCTTCCGCCTGTTCCCCGGCAACAAGGTGCGGCTCAAATACGGCCACGTCATCGAATGCACCGGCGGCACCAAGGACGCGAGCGGCAAGCTCATTGAAGTGCAAGCCACGCTGGTGCCCGACACCAAGAGCGGCACGCCCGGCGCCGACGCCATCAAGGTGAAGGGCAACATCACCTGGGTGGCTGCGGCGGATGCGGTGCAGGCCGAAGTGCGCTTGTATGAGCGGCTGTTTGCGGCAGCCAACCCGGGCAGCGGCGAGCTGATGGACGAACTGAACAAGGCCAGCCTTGAAACCTGCTCTGCGTTCGTCGAGCCGTCATTGGCCAAGGCTGAAGACGGCGCGGCATTTCAGTTCGAGCGGCACGGGTACTTCGTGCTCGATGCGAAGGCGGGTGCATCAGGCGTTCTCGTGTTCAATCGGGCCGCCGGGATGAGGGATGGTTGGAGCAAATAA
- a CDS encoding AAA family ATPase: protein MALIEGFRVRNYRALHDVTLGRLSTQQQGDPLTPFTVVIGKNGVGKSTLFDAFGFVADCLSTDVETACDDKQRGGFERMRSLGTLEPIQFEIYYREAKGERPISYELAINLDGSGRPYVQSEVLKQRRKGAKHGRPYPFLRLDHGKGKVWAGEEAVETTSGEEDRAQEEVELTDLRQLGIATLGTLKEHPRIKRFRDFLKGWYLSYFHPDAARSIPSAGAQRHLNIHGDNIGNVVQHMEREHKDRFKSILERIASKIPGIQSIKTIVTEDKRVLLQFNDGAFSDPFYAGQMSDGTLKIFAYLLLMEDPEPPPFICIEEPENGLYHRLLDSLASELRSHATGKKNAPQIFVTTHQPYFVDALSPKEVWILEKGPDGFSTIRRVSDLALVQNLVDEGLPLGGLWYSDYLDAR from the coding sequence ATGGCTCTAATCGAAGGGTTTCGAGTTCGAAACTACCGCGCCTTGCATGACGTGACGCTCGGCAGGTTGTCTACGCAGCAGCAAGGAGACCCCTTAACTCCATTTACCGTCGTGATCGGCAAAAACGGAGTTGGAAAAAGCACATTGTTTGATGCCTTCGGTTTTGTTGCCGATTGCCTTTCGACGGATGTGGAGACTGCCTGCGACGACAAGCAGCGTGGTGGTTTCGAGCGAATGCGATCGCTGGGAACTCTGGAGCCGATTCAGTTCGAAATTTACTACCGCGAAGCCAAGGGAGAGCGCCCCATCTCCTACGAGCTTGCCATTAATTTAGACGGCAGCGGTCGGCCGTACGTGCAATCAGAAGTTTTGAAGCAACGTCGCAAAGGGGCAAAACATGGAAGGCCTTACCCATTTCTTCGGTTGGACCACGGTAAGGGCAAGGTATGGGCGGGTGAGGAGGCCGTAGAAACGACTAGCGGTGAGGAAGACCGCGCTCAGGAGGAGGTCGAATTAACTGATCTTAGACAGCTTGGCATTGCCACTCTTGGCACTTTGAAAGAGCACCCACGTATCAAGCGCTTTCGGGATTTCCTCAAGGGTTGGTATTTGTCGTACTTCCATCCAGATGCGGCGCGCTCTATCCCCTCCGCGGGCGCACAGCGGCACCTCAACATCCACGGCGACAACATCGGTAACGTGGTGCAGCACATGGAACGCGAACACAAGGACCGTTTTAAATCGATCCTCGAGCGTATTGCTAGCAAAATCCCTGGAATTCAGAGCATCAAGACCATCGTCACCGAAGACAAGCGTGTTTTATTGCAGTTCAACGACGGAGCTTTTTCCGATCCGTTCTATGCGGGACAGATGTCGGACGGAACGCTGAAGATTTTTGCTTACCTTTTGTTAATGGAAGATCCGGAACCGCCGCCCTTCATCTGTATCGAGGAGCCTGAAAACGGTCTGTATCACCGTCTTCTCGACTCGTTAGCAAGCGAACTGCGCAGCCACGCGACTGGGAAGAAAAATGCGCCGCAGATCTTCGTGACGACGCATCAGCCCTATTTTGTAGACGCACTCTCTCCCAAAGAGGTCTGGATTCTTGAGAAGGGTCCAGACGGCTTTTCGACTATCCGTCGTGTATCTGATCTAGCGCTAGTGCAGAACCTCGTGGACGAAGGCCTACCACTCGGCGGTCTTTGGTACAGCGACTATTTGGACGCGAGGTAA